A genome region from Myripristis murdjan chromosome 16, fMyrMur1.1, whole genome shotgun sequence includes the following:
- the rpz2 gene encoding rapunzel 2, with product MAGLMDNILSFAESINPILTIITSVVRLVRRRLETREDNPEFIAIRDRQSTISREILDRMMQDEAREIYGPSEEYIRQQYLTLTEIMENITNAENPQQFEDQQRRFLEAFNPDDMRDNLNVLYRGITGEQVFGVPLLEAYYNQHRENRAAMEARLYGLADLFHAGLMMLTTHVAITGQDEDELRMRWNERAEEIQQRMREILARYDQN from the coding sequence ATGGCCGGTTTGATGGATAACATTCTCTCTTTTGCTGAAAGCATCAATCCAATCCTCACAATCATCACTTCTGTTGTGAGGTTGGTAAGGAGACGCCTGGAAACCCGAGAGGATAACCCAGAGTTCATAGCCATCCGTGACCGACAGAGCACCATTTCTCGGGAGATCCTGGACCGCATGATGCAAGATGAAGCGAGAGAGATCTATGGACCGTCTGAAGAATACATCAGACAACAGTACCTTACTCTCACTGAAATAATGGAGAATATCACGAATGCTGAGAACCCGCAACAGTTTGAGGACCAACAGCGGCGGTTCCTGGAGGCTTTCAATCCAGATGACATGAGGGATAATCTTAATGTTTTGTACAGGGGCATAACTGGCGAACAGGTGTTTGGAGTCCCATTGCTGGAAGCGTACTACAATCAACACAGGGAAAACAGAGCAGCAATGGAAGCCAGACTGTACGGCCTCGCTGACCTCTTCCACGCAGGTCTCATGATGCTGACGACACATGTGGCCATCACAGGGCAAGATGAAGATGAATTAAGGATGAGATGGAATGAAAGGGCAGAAGAAATACaacagaggatgagagagatTCTGGCAAGGTATGACCAGAACTGA
- the LOC115373791 gene encoding protein rapunzel-like: MMSEEIIEDKAKLKQGLVKVLECVATISSAAAVVNPIFGVAGSLIRVVLHHVDDEDIRTLKREFGSVNKALDELSHQNRSALLQIKKETLDGQYCRVEENLRNQFRKFMEMVEARPEHRERKKDDFEESYANDLGDQNLHTLYDGVVGKPKLFSKPILEVYLKHSQGDRRTMERLCTRLTYLFCIGLIALMGYAAIIGDDEEGLSEEWAEKMENVQEKMQEALRRCK, encoded by the coding sequence ATGATGTCAGAAGAGATCATTGAGGACAAAGCCAAGTTGAAGCAGGGCCTGGTAAAGGTACTAGAGTGTGTGGCCACAATATCCTCGGCAGCGGCAGTGGTCAACCCCATTTTTGGCGTGGCCGGCTCCCTGATCCGGGTGGTGCTGCACCACGTGGACGATGAGGACATCCGCACCCTGAAGCGTGAGTTCGGCTCAGTCAACAAGGCCCTGGACGAGCTTTCCCATCAGAATCGCAGCGCTCTTCTGCAGATCAAGAAGGAAACACTTGATGGCCAGTACTGCCGCGTGGAGGAGAACCTGCGCAACCAGTTCCGAAAGTTCATGGAGATGGTGGAGGCCCGGCCTGAGCACCGCGAGCGCAAGAAGGACGACTTCGAGGAGAGCTACGCCAACGACCTGGGCGACCAGAACCTGCACACGCTTTACGATGGCGTTGTGGGCAAACCGAAGCTTTTCAGCAAGCCTATCCTGGAGGTCTACCTGAAGCACTCGCAGGGCGACCGCCGCACCATGGAGCGACTCTGCACACGCCTCACCTACCTGTTCTGCATCGGGCTCATCGCCCTCATGGGCTACGCCGCCATCATCGGAGACGACGAGGAGGGTCTGAGCGAAGAGTGGGCGGAGAAGATGGAGAATGTGCAGGAGAAGATGCAGGAGGCTCTGCGGAGGTGCAAGTGA
- the LOC115373947 gene encoding protein rapunzel-like, producing the protein MSSPLERVVAQKKEAIEAVMDMFERGAEVLASAVGELFPLCEAAAPVLRLALDNVQSKEVFYVKEQFLTVRNRLDVLSTQLEDIDSEIKKGRLDSHYFDVEENIRNQFRKYMDILEAKQQFREVKTRLFLEHFAKTGGEKNLYVLYDALMGTNSFGESVLEVVERYVARNRRLLEDFCVRMKELFCLGLIALLGHCALTQGPEEEQEKIQDWSSKIEEVESRMKTMIESCIAAFPEQAKLDSQRLLQEKENQNLQDTTQELLEFLKRKYDWVSWSVRLINHSGSTYRNWRAGEHFHHVAGQNWFEVLQVNNINLVVSYSIKPQPVPRDCIQQVMENQAKKGNAQAVVDVLEKQLCGFVVHAVSRHKESAAAWSFPEDCHYWERHKNVAVCVHSE; encoded by the exons ATGTCCAGTCCACTGGAGAGGGTTGTGGCCCAGAAGAAGGAGGCCATCGAGGCAGTGATGGATATGTTTGAGAGGGGGGCTGAGGTGTTGGCCAGTGCTGTGGGGGAGCTCTTCCCCCTCTGTGAGGCTGCTGCCCCTGTTCTACGACTGGCCTTAGATAACGTTCAGAGCAAAGAGGTCTTCTACGTCAAGGAGCAGTTCCTGACTGTGAGGAACAGGCTCGATGTGCTCTCCACCCAACTGGAGGACATCGACAGTGAGATCAAAAAGGGCAGACTGGATTCCCACTATTTTGATGTGGAAGAGAACATAAGGAACCAGTTCCGGAAGTACATGGACATCTTGGAAGCAAAACAACAGTTCCGGGAGGTGAAGACAAGGCTTTTTCTGGAGCATTTTGCCAaaactggaggagaaaaaaacttgtACGTGCTGTATGATGCTCTGATGGGGACCAACAGCTTTGGAGAGTCTGTTTTAGAAGTGGTGGAAAG ATATGTGGCAAGGAATCGACGCCTTCTGGAAGACTTCTGTGTTCGGATGAAGGAGCTCTTCTGCCTGGGCTTGATCGCTCTGCTGGGCCACTGTGCCCTAACCCAAGGGCCAGAAGAAGAACAGGAGAAAATCCAAGACTGGAGCAGCAAAATTGAAGAAGTAGAGTCCAGGATGAAGACAATGATCGAGTCCTGCATAGCAGCCTTCCCAGAACAAGCAAAATTAGACTCGCAGCGCCTCCTCCAAGAGAAGGAAAACCAGAATCTCCAAGATACCACCCAGGAACTTCTTGAATTCTTGAAAAGGAAGTATGATTGGGTCAGCTGGTCAGTGCGGCTGATTAACCATTCAGGAAGCACCTATCGGAACTGGCGAGCTGGAGAACACTTCCACCATGTGGCCGGGCAGAACTGGTTTGAGGTTCTCCAGGTGAACAACATTAACCTGGTGGTGTCATACAGCATCAAACCCCAGCCGGTGCCCCGCGACTGCATTCAGCAGGTGATGGAGAACCAGGCGAAGAAGGGAAACGCCCAGGCGGTGGTTGATGTGTTGGAGAAGCAGCTCTGCGGGTTTGTCGTCCATGCTGTCAGTCGGCACAAGGAGAGCGCAGCTGCGTGGAGCTTTCCAGAAGATTGCCACTACTGGGAGAGACACAAGAACGTGGCAGTGTGCGTGCACTCAGAGTAA